GAACGGCGGGGCCGGCAACGACGTTCTGTTCGCCGACGGCGGAGCGGACACGCTGTGGGGCGGCGAGGGCGCGGACGTCTTCGCCTTCGGCCGGTCCTCGGGCGGGTCGGTGGTGATGGACTTCCAGGTGGGCGTGGACCGCCTGGCCTTCTATGACGCCACCATCGATCTCGGCGCGGTGATCCGCTCCGCCCGGGTGGAGGGTGGCAACACCATCCTCGACATCGGGTCGGGCAACCGCATCACCATCGTCGGCCAGACCGGAAACGCCGCCGGTTGGTTCGGCTGAGAGGAACAGCCTTATTCTGGGAGCTGCAGGCGACCGCAGCTCCCTGTACGACGGGTACGGCGATACCGTCCTCTCCACCGCCGAGGAGAGGGCGGGCCGCCTCAGCGCGGTGGACCGGGAATATATCCGGGGCAGCACATTTCAACCGCTCGTGAGCATCGGTAATGCCCCGCTTCACGCCCCGCAGCCCCGCGAGGTGAGGGAGCGCAGGAACCTGGTTCAGAACATCTCAGCTTCCGACGGGCCGACCTCCAGGCCGAGCGCCTCACGCCGCCCGTCTGTGTTGACCGTGACGGCGATTATCACCGCCATCGACACGATGCGCCCGGCCACGCGCACCTTCATGTGAATCGCATTGATCCATAGAGGGGCCAATCGCCCTCCAGCGGGCGGTTCAGGATGGTGCCGACGCGCTCGTCGATATCCTCGCACAGGCGGCTGACCTGCGACTTGCTGATCCCGGCCGTGCCCATGGCCTCAACCAGTTCGTCCGCGCTGCGCGTCGAGACGCCCTGCACACCGGCTTCATGGATAACGGCGGCGAGCGCCTTCTCAGCGGTAAACCGGTGTTCCAGGGAGCCGGGGAAGCAGGCCCCCTTGCGCAGCTTGGGCATTTGCAACGCCAACCGCACCGGCGCGAGTCTCCCAAAGCCGTTCCCGATAGCCATTGCGCTGGTTGATCCGCTCGGACGTCCGCTCTCCATGGGCGGCACCGCAGAGGCTCCCTTGGTCGTTCTCACGCAACGGCCAAGAGATCGATATCAATGTGAAGGGGCCGCTCGCGCGCAGCCCTGCGTCCGGAGTGGGCGGTTGATCCAGTGTCTTGAGGACTGGATCGTGCCAAAGGACTGGTTGCACCTCGATTGCCCAACACGAAAGTGTCTCTCGGCGGGCTCGCGCGCGGTCGTCGAAGCGTCGCGGATCCAGGTCGGCAAAGCGGCGCCAAAGACAAGTATTCGCATCCGCCTCCCGCCAGCGGAGTGAGGGCGAAGCCCTCACTCCACATGTTCGGCAACGACCGGCGTGTGTGGTTCGACGAATCTACGACGTAGTGTCCGTCCGTATCCGAAACTGCGATCCGTCACTCCCACTCGATCGTGCCGGGCGGCTTCGAGGTGATGTCGTAGACCACGCGGTTGACGCCGCGCACCTCATTGACGATGCGGTTCGACACGCGGGCCAGGAAGTCGTGCGGGAACGGGTACCAGTCGGCGGTCATGCCATCGGTCGAGGTCACCGCGCGCAGGGCCAGCACGTGGTCGTAGGTCCGCCCGTCGCCCATCACGCCCACGGTGCGCACTGGCAGCAGCACCGCGAAGGCCTGCCAGATCGCGTCGTACAGGCCGGCGTTGCGGATCTCCTCCAGATAGACCGTGTCGGCCTTGCGCAGGATGTCCAGCTTCTCCGGAGTGATTTCGCCGGGAACGCGGATGGCGAGGCCGGGACCGGGGAAGGGATGGCGGCCGATGAAGGCGGCCGGCAGGCCGAGTTCGCGGCCGAGCGCCCGGACCTCGTCCTTGAACAGCTCGCGCAGCGGCTCGACCAGCTTCAGCTTCATGCGCTCCGGCAGGCCGCCGACGTTGTGGTGCGACTTGATGGTGACCGACGGGCCGCCGGTGAAGGAGACGCTTTCGATCACGTCGGGGTACAGCGTGCCCTGGGCCAGGAACTGCGCGCCGCCGACCTTGGCGCTCTCCTCGTCGAAGACCTCGATGAACAGGCCGCCGATAATCTTGCGCTTCTGCTCCGGGTCGGTGACACCAGCCAGCTTGCCCAGGAACAGCTCGGACGCATTTCGGTGGACCAGCGGGATGTTGTAGTGGTCGCGGAACAGCGTCACCACCTCCTCCGCCTCGCCGGCGCGCATCAGGCCGGTGTCGACGAAGATGCAGGTGAGCTGGTCGCCGATGGCCTCATGGATCAGCACGGCGGCCACCGAGGAATCGACGCCGCCCGACAGGCCACAGATCACCTTGCCGCTGCCGACCTGGTTGCGGATCTTCTCGATCGCCTGCTGCTTGAAGGCGGCCATGGTCCAGTCGCCCTTCAGGCCCGCCACGCGGTGGACGAAGTTCGACAGGAGCTGCGCGCCGTGCGGGGTGTGCACGACCTCCGGGTGGAACTGCACGCCGTAGAACTGGCGGGCGTCGTCGGCGATGGCGGCGAAGGGCGCGCCGTCGCTGACCGCCACGGCCTGGAAGCCGTCCGGCAGGGCGGTGACGCGGTCGCCGTGGCTCATCCACACCTGCTCGCGCGAGCCGACCGCCCACAGCCCGTCGAACAGCGCGCAGGTCTGCTTCACCTCGATGAAGGCGCGCCCGAACTCGCGGTGGTCGGAGCCCGACACGGTGCCGCCGAGCTGGTGGCACATTGTCTGCTGGCCGTAGCAGATGCCCAGGACCGGAACGCCCAGCGTGAAGACCACCTCCGGCGCGCGGGGGCCGTTCTCCTCGGTGACGGAGGCCGGGCTGCCCGACAGGATGATCGCCTTCGGCGCGTAGTCGCGAATCCGCTCCTCGCTCATGCTGAACGGATGGATTTCGCAATAGACGCCGGCTTCACGGACGCGGCGGGCGATGAGCTGGGTCACCTGCGACCCGAAATCGAGGATGAGAACGCGCTCGGCGGACATGGACGACAACCTGATGCGGGGGGACAAGCCCCTGACTACCGCATTTCAGGCCCCGCGGACAAGCGTGCAAGCGGTGCGAGGTCGTGCCAGCCGTAGGCGACCTCCACCAGTTCCTTCCCGGCGAAGCGGATCGGCCGCTCCGCCACCCGCACACCGCCCAACCGCTCGTAGAACCAGCGGGCCGGGTTGTCGCGCAGGCACCAGACCACGGCGGTGCGCTTGCCGCCCTCCTGGAGCCGTTCGGCCATGGTCGCCATCAGGCGGCGGCCAAGCCCCTGCCCCTGCGCCTCGTCCAGCAGATAGAGGGCGTAGAACTCGCCGTCGTACCCTTCCACGGGAATGCGGCGCCCGCCGTAGGTGGCGAATCCCACCACCGAATCCGCGGCATCCGCCACGACCAAGGCGCCCTGGCCCGGCCCGTGGGCCTGGACGGCGTTGTGCCAGCGCATCGCCGCGGCGGCTTCCGACAGGTTGACGAGATAGGTGTCGGGGACGAGGCCCGGATATGTGGATTGCCACGTCGCGACGTGGACCTTGGCGATGCCCACCGCGTCCGACGGGCGCGCGTCGCGAATCACCAGCGCTTCATCCATGGGACATCTCCGGACCCGTTGCCCACCCCAATGGAAACTGGGAGCCGGGCCGGAGGATGTCCAGTCAGCCAAAAGGGCCGGGACGGGGCGACGGTGGACGGCCGCCGCACCGCCGGCCTTCGTGTTACTGGGCCGGGAGCGCCGGAACGCCCGCCTGCCACTGGTCCCAGTGGGACACGATGTGATCGGTCATGCGCGCGCCGACCACCGCCACATTCTCCACCGTCTCGGCGAAGCCGCCGGCGGTCTCGCCCGGCTTCGGGTCGAGATGCTCCAGCGTGGTTTCCTTGGGATTGCCCTGGTCGAAGTTCACGGCGCCGCGCAGGCTCATCACCCGGTCGGAGCCCAGCGTCCGCTTGATGACCAGCGTGATCGCCGCGGCCTCCATCTCGGTGATGACGTAATCGTCGGCGCCGTAGAGCTTGGCGATGTACTGCGCCTGCTCGGACATGCCGGGGCCGTGGAAGAAGGTGTCGCCGGTCATATGCGTGCCGGTGCCGACGAAGGGCGCGCGCCGGGCGGCGTCCTGCGGGTAGCGCTGGCGATAGGCGCGGGCACTGTCGGAATCCTTCAGCGGCGTGTCGCCGGTCAGCTTCATCGCCCAGGACACCAGCGCCGGGTTCAGCTGGAACAGGCGGACGGACTCGTAGCCCTTGCGCGGCATGAAGGTCGGCTCGCCCGGCTTGCCCTCCTCCGGCGCCCAGCGGTGGCCCAGATCGTAATCCACCAGCCAGGTCGCCCAGTTGACCTCGGCGATGGTGCCGCGCGACGGCGGCGTGCCGGCCACGCCGGAAATGATGAAATAGGCCTGCGACAGGTCGAGTTGCGGGTTCAGCAGAATCGCCTGCATGGACGCGGAGGAGCTGACCTTGCCCATCCCCAGAACCGCGCCGCACACGCCGTCGGCGTTGCAGTAGACCGGGTTCAGCGCGCCCTTCACGGCGATCGGCTCGGCGGACTGCCAGTAGCGCTCGTACCAGTTCTGGAACTCGCCGGCGCGGTCGCCGGTGTTCTTGCCGATCTCGAACATGGCGCCGACGAACACCTTGACCTTGACCGGCTCAGCCGCTTCGGCGGAGGTGCCCAGCCCCAACAGGAAAAGGGCGGACAGGGCGGCGCTCCGCCAGCGGGACGTGTTCCACATCATTGCACTCCAACATGCGGGGAAAGGTCGCACCCTAACCGCAAACCTCGCGGTATGACCCGCACGAAATCAGCAGGCCGGTCCGTGTGCCCCCGCATGAGTAGCGGCGCTCGTCCTTTCTTGGGCTGGCGCGCATTCGCCGCTTTTTCGGCCTGCCGTCAATCTCCTTTACCATGTTGGTTTCGCCAAATCCTTAGCGGGGCGCCAACTGTCACCTTCCGACGCAGAACTGGCCGCCAACCAACCACCTCATACCCCAGTATGAGTATAGCTCATTATCGCATAAATACTTATCATTCGAACTTTAATGTTTCATTATTAATCTTCGCTCAAATTTCTATATCAACAGATCAATAATATCTATCTCCTGCTATGAGGGCCTCGGCCATCGTTCAACGGAGTTTTTCCAATGGCTCCTACAAGCGTCCCATCGCCCGCCGATGTTCCCGCAAATTTCCGAGCTGGATCAGCATCGCGCTCAGCGAACACATCGACACTTTCCGTCGCCACGCCGAGCGTCCGGAAGGGCGGAGCCAGCGACAGCGTGGATCTCAGCGCTCTCGCAATGGCCCTGAAAGGCAATGCCCTTACGATGTTCAACGAGGCGCTGGGCGACGAGGACCGTCGGAAACTGGACGACGCCGTGCGCGCCGGCACTCTGACCGGCGATGAGGTGGCGAAGGGTTTGACGACACGTCTGAAACGCATCGGCTTCGCGCAGTCCGGTGTCGATGTCGCCACCATCGATCTCGATTCGGAGGCCGCCAACCGCGCTCTCGGCGGAGCGGT
The Azospirillum brasilense genome window above contains:
- the guaA gene encoding glutamine-hydrolyzing GMP synthase, with the protein product MSAERVLILDFGSQVTQLIARRVREAGVYCEIHPFSMSEERIRDYAPKAIILSGSPASVTEENGPRAPEVVFTLGVPVLGICYGQQTMCHQLGGTVSGSDHREFGRAFIEVKQTCALFDGLWAVGSREQVWMSHGDRVTALPDGFQAVAVSDGAPFAAIADDARQFYGVQFHPEVVHTPHGAQLLSNFVHRVAGLKGDWTMAAFKQQAIEKIRNQVGSGKVICGLSGGVDSSVAAVLIHEAIGDQLTCIFVDTGLMRAGEAEEVVTLFRDHYNIPLVHRNASELFLGKLAGVTDPEQKRKIIGGLFIEVFDEESAKVGGAQFLAQGTLYPDVIESVSFTGGPSVTIKSHHNVGGLPERMKLKLVEPLRELFKDEVRALGRELGLPAAFIGRHPFPGPGLAIRVPGEITPEKLDILRKADTVYLEEIRNAGLYDAIWQAFAVLLPVRTVGVMGDGRTYDHVLALRAVTSTDGMTADWYPFPHDFLARVSNRIVNEVRGVNRVVYDITSKPPGTIEWE
- a CDS encoding GNAT family N-acetyltransferase, whose amino-acid sequence is MDEALVIRDARPSDAVGIAKVHVATWQSTYPGLVPDTYLVNLSEAAAAMRWHNAVQAHGPGQGALVVADAADSVVGFATYGGRRIPVEGYDGEFYALYLLDEAQGQGLGRRLMATMAERLQEGGKRTAVVWCLRDNPARWFYERLGGVRVAERPIRFAGKELVEVAYGWHDLAPLARLSAGPEMR
- a CDS encoding purine-nucleoside phosphorylase; the protein is MWNTSRWRSAALSALFLLGLGTSAEAAEPVKVKVFVGAMFEIGKNTGDRAGEFQNWYERYWQSAEPIAVKGALNPVYCNADGVCGAVLGMGKVSSSASMQAILLNPQLDLSQAYFIISGVAGTPPSRGTIAEVNWATWLVDYDLGHRWAPEEGKPGEPTFMPRKGYESVRLFQLNPALVSWAMKLTGDTPLKDSDSARAYRQRYPQDAARRAPFVGTGTHMTGDTFFHGPGMSEQAQYIAKLYGADDYVITEMEAAAITLVIKRTLGSDRVMSLRGAVNFDQGNPKETTLEHLDPKPGETAGGFAETVENVAVVGARMTDHIVSHWDQWQAGVPALPAQ